From candidate division WOR-3 bacterium:
GAGTTGAAATCATTGAATCCTTCAGACGCAAAAGGATCGCGTATGGTTTGATGGTTCACTATGCCTTAAGCAGGATAACCTGGCTTGATGATTTAAATCTTGATGAAGTGGTCGGGGACATCGTTGAAACGCTTAAAAACACTTATGCCCGATTACCCGAGGAAGAAAAGGAGGTTGAAGATAAGGTTGAACCGCTTTTGCTTGAAACCTTTCAAGACCCTGAATTGAGATTTCTCTTTTTCCAAGACGGCAGAAAGGTTGATTGTAAAAATGAGCTGCCCATATATTTTGAAGAAAAAAACAGGGATGTTGCAGCACAGATAGACCGGTTGATTATAATGGATACTTCTGTTTTTATCATCGATTACAAAACAGGGGAAGAGAAGGATGAGTACAGACACCAGATGGAGATTTACAAGAGGGGTATCAAAAAAATCTTTCCCAAAAAAGATATAAAGGCTTTTCTGATTTTTGTAGAAAAAGAAAGAGGGAAAAAGATTGTTGAGGTCTGAGTGATCAGTAAAGGGTCATCCGTTCTTTAAGGAATTTCGGATCCAGTTTTCCCTGGGCGACAAGATGGCGCTTTGCCTGCTCCAGATTTTGCATGCCAAGCTGTCTGCCTGTCTGGATGACCGATTCGATCTGGAATATTTTTTGTTCCCGAATGAGATTACGAACCGCCTGTGTGGCGATCAATATTTCAAATGCGGCGACCCTGCCGGTGTTGTCTTTTACAGGATATAACCGCTGGGCAATGACCCCCTGAATTGATTCAGAGAGCTGGATCCTTATTCTGTCCTGGTCGCCTGAAGGAAAGACATCGATTATTCTCGTAATGGTCTTTGGTGCACTCGAGGTATGGAGTGTACCGAAAACTAAATGGCCGGTTTCCGCGGCGGTCAATGCCAGGGAGATTGTTTCCAGATCCCGCATTTCACCGACAAGGATATAATCCGGGTCTTCACGCAAGGCGCTGCGCAGCGCGCGGGCAAACGAGTGGGTATTGGTGCCCACTTCACGCTGGTTGACATTACATTTTTTAGGTGTGTGGACGAATTCAATCGGGTCTTCAATCGTTATGATATGGCCGGACTTGGTACTGTTTATGTAGTCAATCATTGCCGCAAGGGTGGTTGTTTTGCCGGAGCCGGTGGGACCGGTGACGAGAATCAACCCGTAGTCGAGATCAATCAGTTCTTTTATTACTTTCGGCAGACCCAATTCTTCCAGGCTTCTGATTTTTGAAGGGATCACCCTGAATACGGCACCAAGTCCCTGGCGCTGGTGGAATATGTTCACTCTGAACCTGCCGATTTCAGGTATCTCTACGGAAAAATCGAGTTCGTGTTCCTGCTCAAGAAAGGAGATCTGTTCTTGGTTGAGTATCTGATACAGCAGTTTCTGAGCGGTCTCTTTGCCGAGTGGTTTTTCGTCAAGTTTTTTTATGGCACCGTTGAGCCTGATCATTACCGGCGAGCCGGCGCTGATATGGAGATCACTTGCATGTTGTTCTGTGATGTGTTTGAGCAATTTATGGATTTCGTTCATATCTTTATTTTCTTTTTTCGTCGACCTCTATGACAAGTTTGATCTTCCCTTTTATCTCAGTACTTTTACCGCCGCTGTCGGTTAATTTGATAAAGGCATCATCGGCTTTAATCTCAAGGGTCATCTTTTCAGTG
This genomic window contains:
- a CDS encoding type IV pilus twitching motility protein PilT, with amino-acid sequence MNEIHKLLKHITEQHASDLHISAGSPVMIRLNGAIKKLDEKPLGKETAQKLLYQILNQEQISFLEQEHELDFSVEIPEIGRFRVNIFHQRQGLGAVFRVIPSKIRSLEELGLPKVIKELIDLDYGLILVTGPTGSGKTTTLAAMIDYINSTKSGHIITIEDPIEFVHTPKKCNVNQREVGTNTHSFARALRSALREDPDYILVGEMRDLETISLALTAAETGHLVFGTLHTSSAPKTITRIIDVFPSGDQDRIRIQLSESIQGVIAQRLYPVKDNTGRVAAFEILIATQAVRNLIREQKIFQIESVIQTGRQLGMQNLEQAKRHLVAQGKLDPKFLKERMTLY